In the Rhodothermales bacterium genome, GCTGGTTTTCCGAGGCCTTCCCCGATGCTCGCTCGCGTACTCACGTTTTTGTTCGCCCTCACGCTCGCGCCCCTCGCCGTGGCGCAGAGCACGGCGACGTACCGGGTGACGTTCGAGAGCACGTGGAGCGCGGCGACGCACCCCGACGGCTTCCCGCCGGACCCGCACTTCTCCGGCCTCATCGGCGCGGCCCACGACGCCACGGCGACGTTGTGGGAGAACGGAGGGATCGCCTCCGACGGCATCGAGCAGATGGCCGAGACCGGCTCGAAGACGCTCCTCCGCAACGAGGTCGAAGCACTCCTTGCGCAGGACCGGGCGCTCGCCGTCGTCTCCGGCGGCGGCATCGGCCTCTCCCCCGGCGCCGTCACGCTCACCTTCGACGTCACGGAGGACCACTCGCTCGTCTCGCTCGTGACGATGCTCGCCCCGAGCCCGGACTGGTTCGTCGGTGTAAGCGGGCTCGACCTTTTCGACGACGGGGCATGGCTGCCGGAGAGGGCCGTCGACCTCTTCGTGTACGACGCAGGCACCGATAGCGGGCCGACCTACACCTCGCCCAACCAGGACACCGATCCGCCCGAGCCCATCACGCGGATCGTCGATGCGCCGTTCGCCACGAACGGGACGGTCGGCACATTCACGTTCACCCTCCTCAACGTCACTGGGTCCGAAGACGCCGCTCCCGCGACGGCCTTCGCCCTCGCCGCGCCGACGCCGAACCCGGCCGTAACGCGGACCACACTCCGGCTCCAACTCGGCACGGCGCAGCCGGTCCGCGTCGAGGTGTTCGACCTCCTCGGCCGCCGCGTCGCCACGCTCCACGACGGCGTGCTCGCGCCCGGCAGCCACCCCTTCGACCTCGACGTGCGGGCGCTCCCGAGCGGGATCTACTTCGCCCGCGTGCAGGGCGCCGGCACACAGGCTACGCGCCGCTTCGTCGTGCGCTAGCGGTCGCCCGAGCGTAGCCCTACGTCCCCAGCGGCTTCCTCATTCTCGCCCCTTGACGCCGTGTGGGAAGCGATCCAAGCGTGGTTCCTCAGCCTCGGCCCGCGGTACGGCGTCGACCCCATCATCTTCGGGGCGATCTACGTCGGCGCGATCCCGTTCTTCACGCTCTCGCTGGGCTGGCTCATCCGGAATCTGAAGCAGAAGAAGCCGGTCGCGCTCCCGGCATTTCTGACAGGGTTCTTCTTCCTCTCGGCGTACCTCTACCTCCTCGTCGCGGGGCAGAACATCCCGTGGTGGGTCTACGGCGCGATCGCTGCCCTCGTCGTGTTAGGCGCTTGGTCGACGGTGCAAAAGATCCGCACGAAGGTGCGCGCTCCCGAGTAGCGAGCATGGCCGATTTGGGAGGGCGGGACAGACCGCAACGGCGCGCCCGACGCATGTTCGTTTCATATCCGGTTGTTTTGCCAGTTTTTATTTGCGCTGGATGGGCGATACTACGGACTCACCCTCCCGCTGCTCCTGAGCGAAGGGGCTCATTCCCTCCCTCATCCCGCCTCCCTATGAGCGAGTTTTACAAGTCGTGTTCAACGCTCCTGCCCTTGTTTGCCCTGATCGTCATGTCAGGGCTAACCACGAATTCCGCTGCCCACGCCCAGACCCTACACAACAACCGTGCTTCAGCACTCCCCATTTACAGCGCACCAGGCCCTTACACGTATTCCCATGTGGGAGCTACCGGGGGCACGTTTGTAGATCGCGTGGCCTCGTGCCAGTCCAACGATGGCCGGAACACCACATGGGTTGCGTTTCGTCCCGAAGCGAATGGGACGATTGATGTCACGACCGCCGGCTCCGATTTTGACACCATCTTGCTCATCACCGATACACTGGGTAACGAACTAGCCTGCGATGACGATGGGGGCCCGAGTACGCAGTCAACGATCAGCGGCTTTCAGGTTTCGGCGGGTACGCAGTACTTCCTTCGAATCTCCGGATGGAACGGTCAAGAAGGGAATGTGGCGGTTTCTATTCAAGGCGTCGACCTGAGGCACCCGTTCGACCGCTGGACGGAAGCGATCAGTACCCTATCGACGAACAGCCGAATCTTTGGGTGGAACTTAAATACGGTGGGAGGGCCGGGGCTCTCCTGCTTCGTTGCGGATGCGAACACCGCCGTATGGTATGCTGTAACGAACATCGAATTCAGCCGGGTAGCTTTTGAAGTGGAGTCCCTCAGCCCCAACTTCAACCCCATGATTCATATCTATAGCGGGGACCCCACGCAGCAGGCCAACCTCATCGACTGCTCGGACGCGCCGGGTGGGGGAACCACGGACAGAGTCCAGACCGATATCCAGCCCTTACAGGTCATCTACGTTCGTGTAAGTGGCGCGACATCGGGTCCCCAAGGGAGCTACTTCCTGAACACAATCGACCTGTTGAACACCGACGCCGAGGAAGGCGGTACTCCTACGAGCGCGACGCTGAGCGCAGCTTATCCCAACCCATTTGCGGATCAGACGACGCTCGACTACGTCCTCCCCGCTGCACAGGACATCCACGTCGCCGTCTATGACGTGCTCGGCCGCGAGGTCGCTGTACTCCACGAAGGCGTACAGACGGCCGGCGAGCACGAGGCGACGTTCGACGCCGCTGGATTGCCGAGCGGGCTCTATGTCGTCCGCCTCACGGTCGGCGATCAGACGCTCGCGCGACGCGTGACGATCGTGCGCTAAGCCCAGCCTTCATCTGCCGTCAGCATCAGCCCGCCGTGGGGATCGCTCCCTGCGGCGGGCCTTCCGTTAGCGGCTTTCAGCCGCGACTTCGATGCCGTCGACGATCTCTTCGAGCGTGGTCCGGCCCTTGTCGCGGGCGTAGAACCGGCGGACGATCTTGTAGCGCTCCTCCGAGTCCATCTTGAGCCCCTCCTCCAGCACCCACCGCTGGAGGTCGGTCGGGCGCGGTCCCCACCAGCCCCGCTCGACGAAATCCTCGTCGAGGAGGATGACGACGGGGATCGAGCGCGACGTGCCGTTCGTGAGGTGGGCGTCCATGAGGTCGAGGTGCGCGTCGCGGGAGAGCAGGCGGAGGTCGACGGTCGGGACGGCCTCGGCGAGGCCGGCGAGGACGGGGACGATGTTGACGGCGTCGCCGCACCAGTCTTCGGAGAGGACGAGGAGATGCCACGCGCCGGGGAGGGCGGCGGCGCGCTCGACGAGGTCGTCGGGGAGGCGGACGCGGTCCCACACGCTCTGCCAGAGTTGGGCGTTTTTCTCGGCCGTCGGGAGGAAGGTCTCGAAGGAGATGCCTTGCGCGTAGTAGGATTCGAGCGAGCCCTCGGTAGCGGCAGGATGGAGCGGGGAGATGAGCGGGGTATCGGACATGAGCACGGGGTTAGATGGCGGCCCGTTGTATGCGCGAGCCGAGGCCCCGTTCTCGCTCCGAGGTCGCGCCGCGCCCGATTCCGGGGCTTTGCGGGATTTCCTCACACGGGCGGCAGCCCCGCCCCCACGCCCTCTCGCGCGGAGCCTCTCCCCACCTCCCGCGTTCCATCTCCTCGCCCTCCCGTCTCCCCGTGGCCGACCCGCTCTCCCCCGTTTCGCACGCCCCTCCCCGCGCCGACGCAGTGCAGCGCCCCGCCGTCTCGAACGGCGCGCCAGAGCCTCGAAACGGCGCACTGCCCGCGCCGAGCGGCCCGCTGCCACGTCTCCGCACGTGGCTCGCCGAGACCCGCACCGAGGCCGTCTTCACCGCGCTCACGTTTGCGGGGATGATGACGGGGCTCGTCGGCGAGTGGTCGGACGCGCCCGCCGCTGTAGTGTGGACCGGCTACATCGTGGCGTACGTCTTCGGCGGGTGGTTCGGGCTCCGCGCCGGACTCGACGCGATCCGCGATTTCAAGGTCGACATCGACTTGCTGATGATCCTCGCCGCGCTCGGGGCGCTCGCGATCGGCGCGCCGTTCGAAGGGGCGATGCTGCTGTTCCTGTTCTCGCTCTCGAACGTCCTCCAGCACTACGCGATCGGCCGCTCGCGCCAGGCGATCCAGGCGCTGATGAAGCTCCGGCCCGAGACCGCCCTCGTCCGCCGCGACGGCGCGCTCACCGAGGTGCCCGTAGGCGAAGTCGCGGTGGGCGAGGTCTTCGTCGTCGTGCCCGGCGACCGGCTCCCGCTCGACGGCGCGGTGGAGACGGGCGAGAGCAGCGTCGACCAGGCCTCGCTCACCGGCGAGTCGGTGCCCGTCACGAAGCGGCCCGGCGACGAGGTGTTCGGCGGGACGATCAACGGCGGCGGCTCACTCGACGTGCGCGTGACGAAGCCGGCGGGCGAGTCGGCGATCGCGAAGCTGATCCGGCTCGTCGAGGAGGCGCAGAGCGAGAAGGCCGAGACGCAGCGCGTGATCGACCGGTTCGAGCAGCCGTACGCGCTCGGCGTGATCGGGCTGACGCTCGTCGCGATTGCCGTGCCCATCGTCGCGCTCGGTGAGGCGTTCGACCCGGCGTTCTACCGCGCGATGACGCTGATGGTGGCCGCGAGCCCCTGCGCCCTCGTCATCTCGACACCCGCCGCCGTGCTCTCGGCGATTGCGAACGGCGCGCGGCGCGGCATCCTCTTCAAAGGCGGCGTCTACGTCGAGGAAGCCGCGACGATCGAGGCCGTCGCCTTCGACAAAACGGGCACGCTCACCGAGGGCAAGACGAAACTGACCGACCTCCGCGTACTCGACCCTGGGCTGCAAGACGACGACCTCCTCGCCCTCGCTGCCGCCGTGCAGCGCCGCTCCGAGCACCACCTCGCCCGCGCCACCGTCGAGGCCGCCGACGCCCGAAGCCTGACAGTATTCGACGCCACGGAATTTCAGGCCACGGTCGGCCGCGGTGTCCGCGCCCGGCTCGACGGCGCGACCGTCCACATCGGCAACCCGCGCTACTTCGAGGGGCGAACGGACGGGTTCGACGCAGCGCTCGCCGCCGTCGACGAGTTGCAACGGGAAGGCAAAACCGCCGTGATCGTGGCGCGCGAGCGGGACGAGACACTGGAGGTGCTCGGCGCGATGGCGTTCGCGGACACGCTCCGGCCCGGTGCGGCCGAGGCCGTACGCGACCTCAAGCGGCTCGGCATCCGCGTCGTGATGCTGACGGGCGACAACCGCGTGGTGGCGGAGCAGATCGCCCGCGAAGCCGGCGTCGACGAGGTCTACGCCGACCTCCTGCCCGAGCGAAAAGTCGAGATCGTCCGCGAAATCCGCGAAACCATCGGTCCCGTCGCGATGGTCGGCGACGGCGTGAACGACGCGCCTGCACTCGCCGCCGCCACGCTTGGCATCGCGATGGGCGCCGCCGGCACCGACGTGGCGCTGGAGACGGCCGATCTCGTGCTGATGGCCGACGACCTCGACAAGATCACGTATGCGATCGCCCTCTCGCGCAAAACGCGGCGCACGCTCATCGCGAATCTCGGCTTCTCCGTGGGCATTATCGTCGTCATGCTCGGGTTCATCCTGACAATCGGGCTGCCGCTGCCGCTCGCCGTCGTCGGGCACGAGGGGAGCACCGTCCTCGTCTCGCTCAACGGGCTCCGCCTCCTCGGCTTCCGCGGGCACGGCGCGTAGCGGAACCGCCCCGGCACGACCGGTTTGCAGAGGCCATGCCAGCCCTCCCCATCGATCCCGTCCTGCCCGAGCTGCGGGCTACGCTGCGTGCGCACGTCAGCGCCGTGCTGCAGGCCCCGCCCGGTGCGGGCAAGACGACGCGCGTCCCGCTCGCGCTGCTGGACGAGGACTGGCTCGGCGGGCAGCGAATCGTGATGCTGGAGCCGCGCCGGCTGGCGGCCCGCGCCGCCGCGCACCGGATGGCTTCGACGCTCGGCGAGCGTGTCGGGCAAACGGTCGGCTACCGCGTGCGGATGGATACGAAGGTGAGCAAGCAGACGCGCATCGAAGTCGTGACGGAGGGCGTGCTGACGCGCATGCTCCAGAGCGATCCGGCGCTCGACGGGATCGGCCTCGTGATCTTCGACGAGTTCCACGAGCGGAACCTGCCGTCGGACCTCGGGCTCGCGTTCGCGCTCGAAACGCAAGCGGCGCTGCGCGACGATCTCCGCCTGCTCGTGATGTCGGCCACGCTCGACGGCGCCCGCGTCGCGACACTCCTCGACGACGCACCGCTGTTGACGAGCGAGGGCCGCGCGTACCCTGTCGAGACGCACTACCTCGACCGGATGCCAGAGCCTCACTGGCGGATCGAGGGCCACGCCGTCGCCGCCGTTCGCCGCGCGCTCGCCGAGCACGAAGGCGACGTGCTCGTCTTTCTGCCCGGCGCGGGCGAGATCCGCCGCACCGAGTCGATGCTGGGCGAGGGCGGGCTGCCACCGGGCGTCACCGTCGCCCCGCTCTACGGAGACTTGACGCAGGACGCGCAGGACCGCGCGATCGCGCCGAGCCCGGCGAGCACGCGAAAAGTCGTCCTCGCTACGCCGATCGCCGAGACGAGCCTGACCATCGAGGGCGTCCGTGTCGTCATCGACGGCGGGCTCGCGCGGGCTCCGCGCTTCGACCCGAACAGCGGGATGACGCGGCTCGAAACGGTGCGCATCTCGAACGCCTCGGCCGATCAGCGGCGCGGCCGGGCGGGGCGACTCGGGCCGGGCGTCTGCTACCGGCTGTGGACGCCGCCCGTGCAGGCCCACCTCGCCCCGCACACCCCGCCCGAAATCTTGACGACGGACCTCGCCCCGCTCGCGCTCGAACTCGCCGCGTGGGGCGTCCACGACCCGTCCGCCCTCCGCTGGCTCGACCCGCCGCCAGCCGCCGCGTTCGACGCCGCGCGCGACCTCCTCACCGATCTCGGCGCACTCGACGGCGGGACGATCACGGCCCACGGCCGGGCGATGGCAGCCCTCGGCTTCCACCCGCGTCTCGCCCACCTCGCCCTCCGGGGCCGCGACCTCGGCGTCGGCGCAACGGCGTGCGATCTCGCGGCCCTCCTCTCCGAGCGCGACCTCTTCCGCCGGCAGGGCGACACGTACCCGCCCGCCGACCTCCGCCTCCGGCTCGAACTCCTTGCCGCGCGCGACGGGCGAAGCGACAACGGTTTCTCGCGCGGGTACGCCGTCTCGCGCGGGGCCGTCCACCGCGTGCGGAAAGAGGCGGCGCACTGGCGGCAGCGGCTCGGCGTCGGCGACAGCGACCGGGACCGGGACATCGACGCGGCGGGCGTCCTCCTCGCCCTTGCCTACCCCGACCGCATCGCCGAGCGGCGGCCCGGCGGCGACGGGAACGACGTCCGCTTCCGCCTCCGCAACGGCCGCGCCGCTGTCCTCCGCAACGCCGGCGCGCTCGGCAGCGCGGAGTATCTCGTCGCCGCCCACCTCGACGGGCGACGCGGCGAGTCGACGATCTTCCTCGCCGCTCCGATCACGACGGCCGAGGTCGCGACGCACTTCGGCGGGCAGATCGCGTCGGAAGACGTGATCGCGTGGGACGGCGACGCCGGGCTCGTCCGCGCGCGGCGGCAGGAGCGGCTCGGCGCCGTCGTGCTCCGCAGCGGCCCGCTCCCGAACCCCGCCCCGACCGAGGTCGCCCGCGCCCTCCTCAACGGTGTCCGCGAGCGCGGGCTCGACGCGCTCCCGTGGACGAAGGAAGCGCAGAGGCTCCGCGCACGCATCGGCTTCCTCCACCACCACGACGCCGACTGGCCCGACGTCTCCGACGACGCGCTCCTCGCGGGCCTCAACGGCTGGCTCCTCCCCCACCTCGTCGGAATGAAACGGCTCGACGATCTGCGGCGGCTCGACCTCGTCGCGCTCCTCTCCGGCCTCGCCGGGTGGAACCGTCGCGCCGACCTCGACCGGCTCGCGCCGACGCACCTCACCGTCCCGAGCGGCTCCAACATCCCGATCGACTACAGCGAGCCCGCCGCGCCCGTCCTCGCCGTCCGTTTGCAGGAGGTGTTCGGGCTGACCGAAACGCCGCGCGTGGGCCGCGGGCGGGTCCCGCTCACGCTCCACCTCCTCTCCCCGGCGCAGCGGCCCGTGCAGGTCACCCAAGACCTCGCGAGCTTCTGGCGCGACGCCTATTTCGACGTGCGGAAGGACCTGCGCGGCCGGTACCCGAAGCACCCCTGGCCGGAGGATCCGCTCGCGGCGACGCCCACGAACCGGGCCAAACGGCGCGGATAGCCTATAGGGAACACACAGGTAGGGTTATGCTTTGCACATCTCAGGCCGGCTCTCGAGCGTCGGTCCCTCCACCCCGATCACCCATCCCCCAATTCTATGTATCGCCTCTCAATCAACCTCCTCACCGTGTTCATGCTCTTCGCGGGCGGCCTCCTCCTGAGCGCCTGCAACGCGGAGCCCGAGCAGTCCGAAGCGATGGAGGACGCCATGGAAGACATGGAAGGCCCCATCGAAGAGGAAATGCAGCAGGAGTTCGGCCTTTACGACACGTGGGACGCCGACCGCGACGCCCGCCTCACCTCCACCGAGTTCCGCGACGGCTACGGCACCGGCACCTACTGGAGCGAGTGGGACACCGACGGTGACACCTACCTCTCCGAAGACGAGTACAACGCCGCCTACAGCAACTACAGCTGGTACGACGAGGCGCAGTACGGCGAGTGGGACACCGACGCCGACGGCCTCCTCACCGAGGACGAGTGGAATACCGGCCTCTTCGACACCTGGGACACCGACCGCGACACCTACCTCTCGCGGGACGAGTACGACATGAACGACGGCATCTTCGACACGATGTAAGCCGCCGCGCCTTGCTCTTCGAGCCCCGCTTCCGCACGTCGGAGGCGGGGCTTTTTCGTGTCGCGATGCGACGGGGAACGAACGGCGTGCACGGACGGCGGCGCGCCGCGAATCACATCATCGGGTGATGCGCTCCGGCGGGTTCACCCCCTAGCGTGTCACTACGGGCTCCGAGCCCGACGCCGCCCCGTCCGCTCAGCCCGTGCCGCGATGCGCTCCGCCCGCCCGCTCCTCCTCGTCCTCTTCGCCGCCCTCTTCGCCGCGCAACCGGCCGACGCGCAGATCTTCGACCGACTCAAGGAAGGCGCTAAGCGCGGGGCCGAACGGGCCGCCGAGCGCGAAGCCGCCCGCCGCGCTGACGCCGCCGTGACCGACGTGTTCGAAGCCGCCGACGACGCCGTCCGCTGCGCCGTCGGCGACGATGTGTGCGTCCGACAGGCCGAGTCAGACGGCAAACCCGTCGTCTACGTCGACCGCAACGGCGAGCCGCTCCCCGCCGACCAGCAGCCGGCCGGCAGCGCAGCCGGATCGAACGGCGGCCCGGCTCCCGGCGGTGCCGCGCCGGGCGAAGGCGTGTGGGCGAACTACGACTTCGTCCCCGGCGACCGCGTGCTGTTCTACCACGATTTCGAGGGCACCCGAACCGGCAACTTCCCCTCCCGCCTCGACTACATCGCCGGCAACCTCGACGTGGTTGAACTCGGTGACAACAAGGTGCTCCGCGTCGGCGAGGGCACGAGTGAGGGCGGCCCGGGCGGCAACGGCTGCGTCACGATCCCGCTTCCCGAGACGTTGCCCGAGCGCTACACCATCGAGTTTCGGGTTCGGACGAGTGATCCGCTCACCCGGGCCAACGTCCAACTGTTCTCCGACGGCAGCGACGACACGCCCGACACGCGCTGTACCTACCCGCCCAAACCCCACGTCTTTGTGGGCCGCCACGAGCAGGGCCTCCAGCTTCCCGGCGCGGCGAAATCGACGGGCAACGCCGGGCTCACGGTGAACGAGTGGATGGACGTCGCGATCACCGTTGACGGCGACTACTGGAAGATGTACGTCGACGGCACGCGGATCGCGAACGTGCCGAAGTACGAGTTCCCCCGCGCCCCTGCGCTCCACCTCTTCCTCAACGTCTACCGCTACTCCCTCTTCGTCGACGACCTCCGCATCGCCGAGGGCGGCCCGCGCTCGCTCTACGACGACCTCGACGCCGACGGTTTCGTCGCCACGACCGGCATCCTCTTCGACTTCGGGCAGGCCACGATCAAACCCGAGTCCACCCCCACGCTCAACGAAGTCGTCGGCATGCTCGAGGACCACGGCGACCTCCGCCTCCGCATCGAGGGCCACACCGACAACGTCGGCTCCGACGACGCAAACCGGGCGCTCTCGGAGCGCCGCGCCGACGCCGTCCGGCAGCACCTCGTCGCACGCGGCGTGGACGGCGGACGGCTCACGACGGCCGGGCTCGGCGAGGACCGCCCGCGCTCGTCGAACGATACCGACGAGGGCCGCGCCGAGAACCGCCGCGTCGAGTTCCACCGGCTCTGAGCGACTGTTGAGTAACGATGGAGGATTGCGTCCCTCCCCCTCCGAGGGGGAGGACAGGTGGGGGTCCGCGACGGTCAATCACCCTGTGAGGCGTTACCCGAGCGTCGCAGCCCCCCCGCTCATCCCGCGTGCGGGATTCGCTGCCCCCCTCGGAGGGGGGCGGGCGAGTATTCAGCATTCCCAAAACGGTTTCTTAGTCGCCGCGGGGCGAGCGTATGCCGCGCCGGTCCCTGTGCTTATCACCGCTGCTCACGGTATGTTAGACTAACATCTTGTTCGTCTGACTGTTATCGATGCGCATCGCCTGGCTCCTGATCCTGACCGCGCTGGCCTGTCCGGCCTCCGCAAAGCCCGAGGCTCCGCTGGCGGACGCCCCGCCGCACGAGCCGGACGTCCGCTTCGAGCGCGCCCACGACGTCGAGCCCCACCTCCCGCAGTCGTCCGTCTACGAGATCCTCGAAGACCGGCGCGGCTTCCTCTGGTTCGCCACGCGCGAGGGGCTGGGCCGGTGGGACGGCTACACGATGCGGACGTGGAAGTCCGACCCGTTCAACTCCAACTCGCTCCCCGGCAACCTCGCCCGCCAACTCGTCGAGGACGGGCACGGCGACCTCTGGGTGCGCACCGAGATCAACGACTGGACCCCGTCGGGGGCCGCGCGCCTCGTCGGGCCGGAGCACGAGCGCGTCGTACGCTACGACACCGGCGACGGCGTGCTCTTCGTCGGGCCCGATGCGGAGGTGTGGGTCGCACGGAGTGACAGCCTCTACCGCTACGACCGGCAGCGTGACCGCTTCGTCGGGGCTGA is a window encoding:
- a CDS encoding spondin domain-containing protein yields the protein MLARVLTFLFALTLAPLAVAQSTATYRVTFESTWSAATHPDGFPPDPHFSGLIGAAHDATATLWENGGIASDGIEQMAETGSKTLLRNEVEALLAQDRALAVVSGGGIGLSPGAVTLTFDVTEDHSLVSLVTMLAPSPDWFVGVSGLDLFDDGAWLPERAVDLFVYDAGTDSGPTYTSPNQDTDPPEPITRIVDAPFATNGTVGTFTFTLLNVTGSEDAAPATAFALAAPTPNPAVTRTTLRLQLGTAQPVRVEVFDLLGRRVATLHDGVLAPGSHPFDLDVRALPSGIYFARVQGAGTQATRRFVVR
- a CDS encoding T9SS type A sorting domain-containing protein; the encoded protein is MIHIYSGDPTQQANLIDCSDAPGGGTTDRVQTDIQPLQVIYVRVSGATSGPQGSYFLNTIDLLNTDAEEGGTPTSATLSAAYPNPFADQTTLDYVLPAAQDIHVAVYDVLGREVAVLHEGVQTAGEHEATFDAAGLPSGLYVVRLTVGDQTLARRVTIVR
- a CDS encoding thioredoxin family protein — encoded protein: MSDTPLISPLHPAATEGSLESYYAQGISFETFLPTAEKNAQLWQSVWDRVRLPDDLVERAAALPGAWHLLVLSEDWCGDAVNIVPVLAGLAEAVPTVDLRLLSRDAHLDLMDAHLTNGTSRSIPVVILLDEDFVERGWWGPRPTDLQRWVLEEGLKMDSEERYKIVRRFYARDKGRTTLEEIVDGIEVAAESR
- a CDS encoding heavy metal translocating P-type ATPase, which translates into the protein MPRLRTWLAETRTEAVFTALTFAGMMTGLVGEWSDAPAAVVWTGYIVAYVFGGWFGLRAGLDAIRDFKVDIDLLMILAALGALAIGAPFEGAMLLFLFSLSNVLQHYAIGRSRQAIQALMKLRPETALVRRDGALTEVPVGEVAVGEVFVVVPGDRLPLDGAVETGESSVDQASLTGESVPVTKRPGDEVFGGTINGGGSLDVRVTKPAGESAIAKLIRLVEEAQSEKAETQRVIDRFEQPYALGVIGLTLVAIAVPIVALGEAFDPAFYRAMTLMVAASPCALVISTPAAVLSAIANGARRGILFKGGVYVEEAATIEAVAFDKTGTLTEGKTKLTDLRVLDPGLQDDDLLALAAAVQRRSEHHLARATVEAADARSLTVFDATEFQATVGRGVRARLDGATVHIGNPRYFEGRTDGFDAALAAVDELQREGKTAVIVARERDETLEVLGAMAFADTLRPGAAEAVRDLKRLGIRVVMLTGDNRVVAEQIAREAGVDEVYADLLPERKVEIVREIRETIGPVAMVGDGVNDAPALAAATLGIAMGAAGTDVALETADLVLMADDLDKITYAIALSRKTRRTLIANLGFSVGIIVVMLGFILTIGLPLPLAVVGHEGSTVLVSLNGLRLLGFRGHGA
- the hrpB gene encoding ATP-dependent helicase HrpB; amino-acid sequence: MPALPIDPVLPELRATLRAHVSAVLQAPPGAGKTTRVPLALLDEDWLGGQRIVMLEPRRLAARAAAHRMASTLGERVGQTVGYRVRMDTKVSKQTRIEVVTEGVLTRMLQSDPALDGIGLVIFDEFHERNLPSDLGLAFALETQAALRDDLRLLVMSATLDGARVATLLDDAPLLTSEGRAYPVETHYLDRMPEPHWRIEGHAVAAVRRALAEHEGDVLVFLPGAGEIRRTESMLGEGGLPPGVTVAPLYGDLTQDAQDRAIAPSPASTRKVVLATPIAETSLTIEGVRVVIDGGLARAPRFDPNSGMTRLETVRISNASADQRRGRAGRLGPGVCYRLWTPPVQAHLAPHTPPEILTTDLAPLALELAAWGVHDPSALRWLDPPPAAAFDAARDLLTDLGALDGGTITAHGRAMAALGFHPRLAHLALRGRDLGVGATACDLAALLSERDLFRRQGDTYPPADLRLRLELLAARDGRSDNGFSRGYAVSRGAVHRVRKEAAHWRQRLGVGDSDRDRDIDAAGVLLALAYPDRIAERRPGGDGNDVRFRLRNGRAAVLRNAGALGSAEYLVAAHLDGRRGESTIFLAAPITTAEVATHFGGQIASEDVIAWDGDAGLVRARRQERLGAVVLRSGPLPNPAPTEVARALLNGVRERGLDALPWTKEAQRLRARIGFLHHHDADWPDVSDDALLAGLNGWLLPHLVGMKRLDDLRRLDLVALLSGLAGWNRRADLDRLAPTHLTVPSGSNIPIDYSEPAAPVLAVRLQEVFGLTETPRVGRGRVPLTLHLLSPAQRPVQVTQDLASFWRDAYFDVRKDLRGRYPKHPWPEDPLAATPTNRAKRRG
- a CDS encoding OmpA family protein yields the protein MRSARPLLLVLFAALFAAQPADAQIFDRLKEGAKRGAERAAEREAARRADAAVTDVFEAADDAVRCAVGDDVCVRQAESDGKPVVYVDRNGEPLPADQQPAGSAAGSNGGPAPGGAAPGEGVWANYDFVPGDRVLFYHDFEGTRTGNFPSRLDYIAGNLDVVELGDNKVLRVGEGTSEGGPGGNGCVTIPLPETLPERYTIEFRVRTSDPLTRANVQLFSDGSDDTPDTRCTYPPKPHVFVGRHEQGLQLPGAAKSTGNAGLTVNEWMDVAITVDGDYWKMYVDGTRIANVPKYEFPRAPALHLFLNVYRYSLFVDDLRIAEGGPRSLYDDLDADGFVATTGILFDFGQATIKPESTPTLNEVVGMLEDHGDLRLRIEGHTDNVGSDDANRALSERRADAVRQHLVARGVDGGRLTTAGLGEDRPRSSNDTDEGRAENRRVEFHRL